In one Balaenoptera musculus isolate JJ_BM4_2016_0621 chromosome 20, mBalMus1.pri.v3, whole genome shotgun sequence genomic region, the following are encoded:
- the TP53I13 gene encoding tumor protein p53-inducible protein 13 yields the protein MAWVEPAWAAHWLKRRRRRKQKKEKAWFRSDSFSGPYPLVPAPGRGRLCRRGCVQAPALAFTLRSWRPPGVEVASRGPTQLFPSGAKRRGLRAALGLQPTPSALRFRSVSPRSMEAKQPMLGPQGARDNAPSVPTGPLLLGGPGSNVSSRLEAQVPKGQSSPGVCACPSQASPAARAAAPPRAARGPTPRTEEAAWAAMALTFLLVLLTLATLCTRLHRNFRRGESIYWEPTVDSQDTVAAVLKRRLLMPPRRVKRSRRRPLLPPTPDSGPDGDSSE from the exons ATGGCATGGGTAGAGCCAGCCTGGGCTGCCCACTGGCTgaagaggaggaggcggcggAAGCAAAAGAAGGAGAAAGCATGGTTTCGCTCTGACAGTTTTTCTGGGCCCTATCCCTTGGTGCCAGCACCGGGCAGAGGGAGGCTGTGCCGGAGAGGGTGCGTGCAG GCCCCGGCTTTGGCCTTTACGCTGCGGAGCTGGAGGCCCCCAGGCGTAGAGGTGGCATCTAGAGGGCCTACACAGCTCTTTCCTAGTGGTGCCAAGAGGCGTGGACTGCGGGCTGCCCTTGGTCTCCAGCCCACCCCCTCAGCCCTGAGGTTCCGCTCTGTTTCCCCACGGAGCATGGAGGCCAAGCAGCCTATGTTGGGACCCCAGGGTGCAAGGGATAATGCCCCATCTGTGCCCACCGGCCCACTGCTGCTTGGGGGGCCTGGAAGCAATGTCAGTTCCAGGCTAGAGGCTCAGGTGCCCAAAGGGCAAAGCAGCCCAGGGGTCTGTGCCTGTCCAAGTCAGGCTTCCCCGGCCGCTCGGGCAGCAGCGCCTCCGCGGGCAGCCCGGGGCCCCACCCCGCGCACAGAGGAGGCCGCCTGGGCTGCCATGGCCCTGACCTTTCTGTTGGTGCTGCTCACCCTGGCCACGCTCTGCACGCGGCTGCACCGAAACTTCAGGCGTGGGGAGAGCATCTACTGGGAGCCCACAGTGGACAGCCAGGACACAGTGGCTG CGGTGCTGAAGCGGAGGCTGCTGATGCCCCCTCGCCGGGTCAAGCGCTCCCGCCGGagacccctcctcccacccacgcCGGACAGCGGCCCGGATGGGGACAGCTCCGAGTga